In a genomic window of Rhinopithecus roxellana isolate Shanxi Qingling chromosome 2, ASM756505v1, whole genome shotgun sequence:
- the LSM6 gene encoding U6 snRNA-associated Sm-like protein LSm6, which yields MSLRKQTPSDFLKQIIGRPVVVKLNSGVDYRGVLACLDGYMNIALEQTEEYVNGQLKNKYGDAFIRGNNVLYISTQKRRM from the exons ATGAGTCTTCGGAAGCAAACCCCTAGTGACTTCTTAAAGCAAATCATCGGACGACCGGTTGTGGTAAAATTAAATTCTGGAGTGGATTATCGAG GGGTCCTGGCTTGCCTGGATGGCTACATGAATATAGCCCTGGAGCAGACAGAAGAATATGTAAATGGACAACTGAAGAATAAGTATGGGGATGCATTTATCCGAGGAAACAATG tgttgtACATCAGTACACAGAAGAGACGGATGTGA
- the LOC104660849 gene encoding guanine nucleotide-binding protein G(I)/G(S)/G(O) subunit gamma-5, with the protein MSGSSSVAAMKKVVQQLQLEAGLKCVKVSQAAADLKQFCLQNTQHDPLLTGASSSTNPFRPQKVCSFL; encoded by the coding sequence ATGTCTGGCTCCTCCAGTGTCGCCGCTATGAAGAAAGTGGTTCAACAGCTCCAGCTGGAGGCCGGGCTCAAGTGCGTAAAAGTTTCCCAGGCAGCTGCAGACTTGAAACAATTCTGTCTGCAGAATACTCAACATGACCCTCTGCTGACTGGAGCATCTTCAAGTACAAATCCCTTCAGACCCCAGAAAGTCTGTTCCTTTTTGTAG